The following proteins are co-located in the Limanda limanda chromosome 5, fLimLim1.1, whole genome shotgun sequence genome:
- the LOC133001432 gene encoding uncharacterized protein LOC133001432 translates to MRNSSLQGLSLALPLTSFGNVLWFLFSVSLASSIIFLNMSVFVSILLNRALRSENRFMYMLSTCFSDLCIGVTYYYGGLLDVKDGIDSPTRTYLMSPLFGVMTYTAIMAAQADRYHAVASPFQYSRRMTRNRTVVVICAYWLCGFLLVAVSNLVSVDVARQIWGFGLLLSNIFTVTIMIGLNIRLFIIARFQLEKEPPSVERDNKRSSVYLILVVVMFFLVTILPTLCYYMFCIFNSSLCFTSKNDATNPLAILPTMNAALTPILYICGCAPLRATLLTKVWRPCCRRRRVSWMTRPH, encoded by the exons ATGAGGAACAGCAGCCTGCAGGGCCTGTCTCTAGCTCTGCCTCTCACCAGCTTTGGTAATGTGTTGTGGTTTCTTTTCAGTGTTTCCTTAGCTTCCAGCATCATCTTCCtcaacatgtctgtgtttgtctcaatACTGCTGAACAGGGCTCTGCGCAGCGAGAACCGCTTCATGTACATGCTGAGCACCTGCTTCAGTGACCTCTGCATCGGCGTTACTTATTACTATGGGGGTCTCCTGGATGTGAAGGACGGCATCGACTCCCCTACGAGAACATATTTAATGTCGCCACTTTTTGGAGTTATGACCTACACGGCCATCATGGCCGCGCAGGCCGACAGGTACCACGCTGTGGCGTCACCTTTCCAATACTCGCGCCGCATGACGCGTAACAGAACTGTGGTGGTCATCTGTGCGTACTGGCTCTGTGGCTTCCTCCTCGTGGCTGTGAGTAACCTGGTCTCAGTCGACGTGGCCAGACAGATCTGGGGCTTTGGCTTGTTACTGAGCAACATCTTCACAGTGACTATAATGATAGGACTTAACATCAGGCTGTTCATCATAGCCAGGttccagctggagaaggagcccCCCTCCGTGGAGAGGGACAACAAGCGCTCCTCGGTGTATCTCATACTAGTGGTGGTTATGTTCTTTCTGGTTACAATACTTCCCACCTTATGTTATTATATGTTCTGTATCTTCAATAGCTCGTTGTGTTTCACCTCTAAGAATGATGCCACCAACCCTCTGGCTATTTTACCCACAATGAACGCTGCCCTCACCCCCATCCTGTATATCTGCGGCTGCGCACCGCTCCGAGCCACGCTGCTCACCAAGGTGTGGAggccctgctgcaggaggag GCGTGTGTCCTGGATGACTCGGCCCCATTAG
- the LOC133001421 gene encoding uncharacterized protein LOC133001421 codes for MRNSSLQGLSLALPLTSFGNVLMFLFSVSLASSIIFLNMSVFVSILLNRALRSENRFMYMLSTCFSDICTGVSYYYVGLLDVKDGIDSPTRTYLMVPLFRVMTYTAILAAQADRYHAVASPFRYSRRMTRNRTVVVICAYWLFGFLLVAVSNLGSVDVARQIWGFGLLLSNIFTVTIMIGLNIRLFIIARFQLEKEPPSVERDTKRSSVYLILVVVMFFLVTMLPILCHYIVCIFSGSCFHSKNDATDPLHILPTMNGALTPILYICGCSPLRATLLTKVWRPCCRRRLVSWMTRPH; via the exons ATGAGGAACAGCAGCCTGCAGGGCCTGTCTCTAGCTCTGCCCCTCACCAGCTTTGGCAATGTGTTGATGTTTCTTTTCAGTGTTTCCTTAGCTTCCAGCATCATCTTCCtcaacatgtctgtgtttgtctccataCTGCTGAACAGGGCTCTGCGCAGCGAGAACCGCTTCATGTACATGCTGAGCACCTGCTTCAGTGACATCTGCACCGGCGTGTCTTATTACTATGTGGGTCTCCTGGATGTGAAGGACGGCATCGACTCCCCTACGAGAACATATTTAATGGTGCCACTTTTTAGAGTTATGACCTACACGGCCATCCTGGCCGCGCAGGCCGACAGGTACCACGCTGTGGCGTCACCTTTCCGATACTCGCGCCGCATGACGCGTAACAGAACTGTGGTGGTCATCTGTGCGTACTGGCTCTTTGGCTTCCTCCTCGTGGCTGTGAGTAACCTGGGCTCAGTCGACGTGGCCAGACAGATCTGGGGCTTTGGCTTGTTACTGAGCAACATCTTCACAGTGACTATAATGATTGGACTTAACATCAGGCTGTTCATCATAGCCAGGttccagctggagaaggagcccCCCTCCGTGGAGAGGGACACCAAGCGCTCCTCGGTGTATCTCATACTGGTGGTGGTTATGTTCTTTCTGGTTACAATGCTTCCCATCTTATGTCATTATATAGTCTGTATCTTCTCTGGCTCGTGTTTCCACTCTAAGAATGATGCCACCGACCCTCTGCATATTTTACCCACAATGAACGGTGCCCTCACCCCCATCCTGTACATCTGCGGCTGCTCCCCGCTCCGAGCCACACTGCTCACCAAGGTGTGGAggccctgctgcaggaggag GCTTGTGTCCTGGATGACTCGGCCCCATTAG